From a single Klebsiella africana genomic region:
- a CDS encoding nuclease-related domain-containing protein, whose protein sequence is MDLTMLSTIFLVFVMLILSCIILCIWPLISNMFSEQRTRNALKGVLADLEGTLISDITLPLNSSQTTQIDHIFISTKGIFIIEEKNYTGDIYGALDDKTWTVVYGFGKAKHKMLNPFVQNKTHISGVCRAIKRGDEGIVNVVLLTGSSKFMADPAPEWLCRNCDDLGNKFTAYDAEPVFSVEETGWIENDLRKAMLPQTLLTDLGHVYSLKLKHRQPISVPHRVTYFTLLTTTLFFRALKKLFSRKRSEVIHKQYRE, encoded by the coding sequence ATGGACCTGACCATGTTGTCGACCATTTTTCTTGTGTTCGTCATGCTGATCCTGTCATGCATCATCCTGTGCATCTGGCCGCTTATCAGTAACATGTTCAGCGAGCAGCGCACACGAAATGCATTAAAGGGGGTTTTAGCAGACCTTGAAGGGACGCTTATATCTGACATTACCCTACCGCTCAACTCCTCCCAGACAACGCAGATAGACCATATCTTTATCAGCACGAAGGGTATTTTCATTATCGAAGAGAAAAACTATACCGGTGACATTTATGGTGCTCTCGATGATAAAACGTGGACGGTTGTATACGGTTTCGGTAAAGCGAAACATAAGATGTTAAACCCGTTTGTTCAGAACAAAACCCACATATCCGGAGTGTGTCGGGCCATAAAGCGGGGTGATGAGGGTATTGTTAATGTTGTGTTACTGACGGGCTCCAGTAAGTTTATGGCAGATCCAGCACCGGAGTGGTTGTGCCGTAATTGTGATGACCTCGGGAACAAGTTCACTGCGTACGATGCTGAGCCCGTGTTTAGTGTTGAGGAGACTGGCTGGATCGAAAATGACCTGCGTAAAGCAATGCTGCCGCAGACGCTGCTGACCGACCTGGGACACGTGTATTCACTGAAACTGAAACATCGACAACCAATATCTGTACCGCACAGGGTGACCTATTTTACGCTACTGACAACCACCCTGTTCTTCCGTGCGCTGAAAAAGTTATTTTCGCGTAAGCGCTCAGAGGTCATCCACAAGCAGTACCGTGAATAG
- a CDS encoding S49 family peptidase has protein sequence MFKKRPSQPETGSVQDVVSRESKKFYRLYKSHVLSKITLTIIGIGFAGFSGWSMYQDKQKNGKGADHIAVIRIHGEMGTGSPTGDGVIIARALREAWDNPHAKAILIEAESGGGGPSDAINIYREINELRDSLHGVPGLTIENSDPTTSPNKKDMPPAPSEAVKQALLKAVGTGHGKLPAAARDVRPIIVSIKNMCASACYYAASPADAIYADPNAIIGSIGVRMDHWDVSRIMDRLGVANEPLTAGAWKASLDPWRPIDDETKAFLHSELLNKMHDQFINDVEAGRKGKLLSREQADKEQLYTGRFWLGDRAKQFGLIDDTATSTEVRERLSIVYGTTRFRDYNAPKASLSSMLGLSLDVNLKEALSSALHTTSTVR, from the coding sequence ATGTTTAAAAAAAGACCATCGCAACCTGAAACAGGCTCGGTTCAGGACGTGGTATCGCGTGAAAGTAAGAAGTTTTACCGTTTGTATAAATCGCATGTGTTATCAAAAATAACCCTGACGATTATTGGTATTGGGTTTGCAGGTTTTAGCGGCTGGTCCATGTATCAGGATAAACAGAAAAACGGTAAAGGGGCAGACCATATCGCGGTTATCCGTATCCATGGTGAAATGGGTACTGGCTCGCCTACAGGCGACGGTGTCATTATTGCCCGCGCTTTACGTGAAGCATGGGATAACCCGCACGCAAAAGCGATCCTGATTGAGGCCGAATCTGGCGGCGGTGGTCCGTCTGACGCTATTAATATTTATCGTGAGATAAACGAGCTTCGCGACTCCCTCCATGGAGTACCGGGGCTCACAATTGAAAACTCCGACCCCACAACATCCCCGAATAAAAAGGACATGCCACCAGCGCCCTCTGAAGCGGTTAAACAGGCGTTGCTGAAAGCCGTGGGTACTGGGCATGGCAAACTGCCAGCCGCCGCCCGGGACGTCCGCCCCATCATCGTCAGTATTAAAAATATGTGCGCCTCCGCCTGTTATTACGCAGCCTCACCGGCTGATGCGATCTATGCGGATCCCAACGCCATCATTGGCAGTATTGGCGTACGTATGGACCACTGGGATGTGTCCAGGATCATGGACCGTCTTGGTGTGGCTAACGAACCGTTGACGGCCGGAGCCTGGAAGGCCTCACTTGACCCCTGGCGTCCGATTGATGACGAAACCAAGGCCTTTCTGCATAGTGAGTTACTCAACAAAATGCATGACCAGTTTATCAATGATGTCGAAGCCGGTCGTAAAGGAAAGTTACTTTCGCGTGAACAGGCGGACAAAGAACAGCTCTACACGGGGCGTTTCTGGCTGGGGGACCGTGCGAAGCAGTTTGGCCTTATCGATGATACAGCCACCAGCACAGAGGTGCGTGAACGCCTGAGTATTGTCTACGGCACCACGCGTTTTCGCGACTACAACGCGCCAAAAGCATCGTTAAGCAGCATGTTAGGATTGTCACTGGACGTGAACCTTAAAGAGGCTTTATCCAGTGCGCTTCACACCACCAGCACAGTGAGGTAG
- a CDS encoding DUF4400 domain-containing protein: MAGKDMSAQRMTMIRFGLGLGLLIYFLFNVYLEDTNKLYKDITAEVNASKLLMDVERWQEVTRNTEKTFNYLFVELNITAYLNKTLLPEDDKTKPARGMNLAANKFMSPSYTAARNIPLMVYQAIYRWYLLAGWFFTFLPLMIALALDGYYQWKMKRFVFGDVTIQLYRLWFRSLSIIGVLIIAYLVIPNLNLFYGLTQYFPPLALALLAIAINRLLAHYQKLM, from the coding sequence ATGGCTGGAAAGGATATGTCGGCGCAGAGAATGACGATGATCCGGTTTGGATTAGGGTTGGGTCTGCTGATTTATTTTCTGTTTAACGTTTACCTGGAAGACACTAACAAACTTTATAAGGATATCACCGCTGAGGTGAACGCCAGTAAGTTGCTTATGGATGTGGAGAGATGGCAGGAGGTAACGCGTAATACGGAAAAGACGTTTAATTACCTTTTTGTCGAACTAAACATTACGGCTTACCTGAATAAGACTCTTTTGCCTGAGGATGATAAAACCAAACCGGCACGCGGAATGAATCTCGCGGCAAACAAATTCATGAGCCCGAGCTATACCGCTGCCCGAAACATCCCGTTAATGGTGTATCAGGCGATTTACCGCTGGTATTTGCTGGCTGGCTGGTTTTTTACATTCCTCCCCCTGATGATAGCTCTGGCACTGGATGGTTATTACCAGTGGAAAATGAAGAGATTTGTTTTTGGCGATGTTACAATTCAGCTTTATCGCCTCTGGTTCCGTTCGCTGTCGATAATCGGTGTTTTGATAATTGCTTATCTGGTCATCCCTAACCTGAATTTATTTTATGGACTGACACAGTATTTTCCGCCACTTGCCCTGGCGTTGCTCGCTATTGCCATTAACCGGCTTCTCGCGCACTACCAAAAACTCATGTGA
- the traD gene encoding conjugative transfer system coupling protein TraD (Members of this protein family are the putative conjugative coupling factor, TraD, as the term is used for the SXT and TOL plasmid systems.), with protein sequence MKRRSRNNLHTQEMLYRPALEFRSALILILFSAYVLIDSWTSKYGISEIPFYCSLGLIAMAGWRVWHGVPVFIAHWRLFHRTMDFLSLEDFRMINNAHFFADDRKYQKLVSLQESGGAPSKKNVYKLLRKKEKIVIPQRTTFLCNGFKWGPEHSERTYQVHNLSSDMHEVQLPFILNPITRHYRKLAFDLGGNYAIFGVDKKIPIFVNEENFFGHTLITGNVGTGKTVLQRLLSSSMLHLGHIVLVVDPKNDYQWQEGLKEECESLGKPFMHFHAGNPSTSVSYDVSANYVKDTDLSARIMSIISGTEGGEDPFVRIAEGLVTTAIGALKLGGTKPTIQNIYYAIRSKQDLIVTTRNALRGFYTYHLGADWHLTVQVSPNLTLADEIEKLKEYFHCNYFEDNSPKNMHGMDTVLECFKYISGDESHYYKITASLMPMLKRLSQTPMDILLSANDVENPDRNIVNSHGLFNSGGVLYISLDGLSDPATARDLSQLITSDIAAEAGSRYNTASDLSTVPRVSIFIDEAHQAVNMQLINLLAQGRAAKIALFISTQTISDFVSATSADTADRLTGLCNNYISTRVTDAKTQELVLTKVGQTNVSMNQVTYTTSAGTKQSHTDFNGSISERKSTTMVNAIPQELLSMIPTLHFIACLQDGRKIVGQMPITVPGKSMRRSTTVFDMVTTSPYKLKMRRNLNVEEILSKSQKVG encoded by the coding sequence ATGAAACGTAGAAGCCGTAACAATCTCCATACGCAGGAAATGCTCTACCGCCCTGCCCTTGAATTTCGTTCAGCGCTAATACTCATACTTTTTTCTGCTTACGTGCTTATAGACTCATGGACCAGTAAGTACGGTATCAGTGAAATACCCTTCTATTGCTCTCTGGGGTTAATAGCGATGGCAGGATGGAGGGTATGGCACGGGGTACCGGTCTTCATAGCTCACTGGCGATTATTTCATCGCACGATGGATTTTTTATCACTCGAAGATTTTCGAATGATTAATAATGCACATTTTTTTGCTGATGACCGTAAATATCAGAAACTGGTCAGTTTGCAGGAGTCTGGTGGAGCACCATCGAAGAAAAATGTTTACAAGCTCCTTCGTAAGAAAGAAAAGATTGTGATCCCCCAGCGTACAACGTTTCTGTGCAATGGTTTCAAATGGGGACCGGAGCACTCTGAACGTACCTACCAGGTGCACAACCTTTCCAGTGATATGCATGAGGTGCAGTTACCGTTTATATTGAATCCCATTACCCGTCACTATCGAAAACTTGCCTTCGACCTGGGCGGGAATTATGCGATTTTCGGCGTTGATAAAAAAATCCCGATATTCGTCAATGAAGAAAATTTCTTTGGCCATACTCTTATTACAGGAAACGTAGGTACCGGGAAAACGGTTCTCCAGCGCCTTCTTTCCAGTTCAATGCTACACCTTGGACACATCGTTCTCGTTGTTGACCCTAAAAACGACTATCAGTGGCAGGAAGGGTTAAAGGAAGAATGTGAAAGTCTTGGTAAGCCTTTTATGCATTTTCACGCAGGCAATCCTTCAACGTCTGTATCTTATGATGTCAGCGCTAACTATGTTAAGGATACAGACCTTTCCGCCCGTATTATGAGCATTATTTCAGGTACTGAAGGAGGTGAAGATCCGTTCGTGCGTATTGCAGAGGGGCTTGTCACAACGGCGATAGGTGCCCTGAAACTGGGTGGTACAAAACCGACTATCCAGAATATTTACTACGCCATACGCTCTAAACAGGATCTCATTGTTACCACTCGTAACGCTCTCCGGGGTTTTTATACTTACCATCTCGGGGCTGACTGGCATTTAACTGTTCAGGTATCTCCAAATCTTACTCTTGCAGACGAAATCGAAAAGCTGAAAGAATATTTCCACTGCAACTACTTTGAAGACAATTCTCCCAAAAACATGCATGGCATGGATACGGTTCTGGAATGTTTTAAATACATCTCCGGCGATGAGTCGCACTATTACAAAATCACTGCCAGCCTGATGCCTATGCTCAAGCGATTGTCCCAGACCCCTATGGATATATTGCTTTCTGCGAACGATGTCGAGAACCCTGACCGTAACATCGTTAACAGCCATGGACTCTTTAACAGCGGTGGCGTGCTTTACATTTCGCTGGACGGCCTGTCTGATCCGGCAACAGCACGGGACCTCTCCCAGCTGATTACTTCGGATATTGCCGCTGAGGCGGGTAGTCGCTATAACACAGCATCTGATTTGTCCACTGTGCCCAGGGTTTCCATATTCATTGATGAGGCTCATCAGGCAGTTAATATGCAACTGATTAACCTTCTTGCCCAGGGACGCGCGGCCAAGATCGCATTGTTCATCTCTACGCAGACCATTTCTGATTTTGTATCGGCCACCAGCGCCGATACTGCTGACCGTTTAACGGGCCTTTGCAACAACTACATTTCCACACGTGTTACTGACGCGAAGACTCAGGAGCTTGTTCTGACCAAAGTCGGCCAGACTAATGTCTCAATGAACCAGGTCACTTACACCACCAGTGCTGGTACAAAACAGTCACATACAGATTTCAATGGTTCCATTTCCGAGCGAAAGTCGACAACGATGGTAAATGCTATACCACAGGAATTACTTTCGATGATCCCAACCCTTCACTTCATCGCCTGCTTACAGGACGGGCGTAAAATTGTGGGCCAGATGCCTATAACCGTGCCGGGCAAATCAATGCGTAGGTCAACAACCGTCTTTGATATGGTAACGACTTCGCCCTACAAACTAAAAATGAGACGTAATCTCAATGTAGAAGAAATACTTAGCAAATCACAGAAGGTGGGCTAA